A region of the Actinomycetota bacterium genome:
GAAGCCGATCATGAAGCCCCAGAAGAGGACGAGAAGAGCTGCCCTATTCTGAGCCGCGAGCGCCGGTATACCGGCCATGGAGAGATCCAAGGTGCCGGCCAAGAAGTATGTATAGATGATCGAGAAGAGCACGAAGGAGGAACCGATCAATATGTAGACCATGTATTTCTTACCGGCTGCCAGGGCTTCCGGGGTCTCCTCATGAACTATCAAGGGATAGGTCGAGAAGGAGAAGAGCTCGTAGAATATGAGATAGGTAAAGAGGTTGGCCGATATGGCAACACCGACCGTCCAGGATAGACATAGGGCCACGAAGCTGAAGTAGCGTCTCTTGGAGTGACCGTGAGACATATAGCCTATCGAGTGAATGGTGGCCAAGACCCAGATGAGGGCGGCCGTGAAGACCAGAAGAAGACCGAGTTGATCGACCCTTAGGGCAAAGTTTATGCCGGGAACGACCTCACCCAGACTCGCCTCATAGACCCCCCCGCCGATGACCGTTTTCATCATCGAGAGGGTGACGACGAAGGTTGCCACCGAGGCGATTACGCCCAGGAAGGAACCCAAGCCGCTCCTCTTCTCGCCGAGCAAGAAGATGAGGACCGCAAAGACTAGTGGGATTAAGACAACTAAGAGTGCGGGATTCGAAAACATAGCTTGCGAACTACCGTTCATCTTTAAAACCTCCTTAAATAGTATTATGAAGCACGTCTAAAGCTTGAAAGCTGTGAAACCTTAAAGCGGCCCCTTACATGGCAAGCCCCAGCAGCGATTTAGCGGCCGGCATGAAGTAATTGGTGATCATCGGATTGATATAGAAGAGGCCATAAACAAGACAGCTTGCAGCCAGTATGACTATCGGGATCAGCATGCTAAGCGGGGCCTCGTCAACCTCGGCCGTGAGATTCTCGGGGATGCGGAAGAATATCACGTTTATTATCTTTATGTAGTAAGCAAAGACCATCAAGGCTCCAACGAGCATGGCTATGGCGAAGAATAATCGACCGGAATCAAAGGCCCCGTTGATGACATACCATTTGGCCCAGAAGCCGACGGTTCCGGGAACACCCGTAATAGAGAGAGCACCGATGACAAGGGCCATGCAGGTGATCGGCATCTTCTTCCCTATTCCCTTAAGATCGTTCAGCTTCCTAAGGCCGGTCTTGTAGATTATGGCACCGGCTGAAAGGAAGAGAAGGCTCTTGATGATGGCGTGGGCGGCCACATGGGTTAAGGCGCCGAGCATGGCGTTGACGCTTCCAGCCGGATTAGATACCGAGATAAGACCAATACCCATAAGGATGTAGCCGATGTTGGAAACACTGGAATAGGCTAAGATGATCTTTAAATCATCCTGGAAAAAGGCGAAGAAGGCACCAAAGATTACGGTCGCCGTCGCAAACCAGGCCAGCACATCGAGCAGGTAGCTGAAGTTGATCGGTCCGGCGATCCTATATATCGAAAAGACAATCCTCAAGATTCCGACGATACCGATCTTGATGACCAGACCGGAAAGGAGCGCGCTGACCGGAGAGGGGGCAAGACCGTGGGCATCGGGTAGCCAGATGTGGACCGGGAACATGGCCGCCTTGACGGTAAAGCCGATTATCAGCGCGGCCACGGCCACATATGCCGTAGTAGATGCTCCATACTGCTGAAGCTTGAGTGAGATATCAGCCATATTGAGGCTGCCGGTAACGTTGTAGATGAAGGCGATGCCTACCAGAAGAAGCAGTGACGAGAGAGCACCCATCACCAGATATTTGAAGCTGGCCATGGCGTTTAGCCTCTCCTCGGTTATGGCTATCAAAGAGTAACCGGCCAGAGATAGTATCTCCATAAAGACGAACATATTGAAGATGTCGCCGGTTATGGTAACGCCGACCATGCCTCCGACTAGAAGCAAGACCAAGGTATAGTAGATGGGGAGTTTATCCTCGCTTATCTCGTGCTCCATATACTTCTTGGAATAGACCATGATGATGATGTTTAGGAGCAGGATCAGAAAGGCGAAGGCTCCCAAGTAATCGAACTTTATCTCGATACCGTAGGGCGGCCTCCAGCCGCCTAGATAGTAACTTAGGGGCCCGGACCGATAGAGCTCTGCCGCAGCAAGCATACAGAAGTAGAAGCCCAAAGTCGATACTATCAGAGCCCACCAAAATGCGAGTTTCTTTCTGATCAGGCTGATGATGGGAGTTAAGGCCGCTCCAGCCAGAAAGATTATTTCCATTAAGACTGGGCTATGAGATGTCAGATATGTCGTCATAGTTTATCTTAACTCCTTTAACTTGTTTGCGTTCAAGGTACCGCACTGGTCATAGAGCTTTATCATCAGCGACAGCGCCAGAGCCGTCGTACTGACGGCAACGACGATGGCCGTAAGGATGAGGGCCTGGGGTATCGGGTTTACGAAGACCGGGTTTGCCGGCGTTGTCTTGGTATAAATGGGAGCGATACCGCCCTCAACCAGACCGCTCGAGATGATAAAGAGAAAGACCGATGTCTCGATGATATTAAGGCCCATGAATTTCTTGATTAGATTGGGCTTAATGATCAGAGCGTATAGCCCAATGCAGAATAGGGTCACGGCCACCACATAATTTATGCTCGAATAAGCTTTGGCGATTATCTCGTTATTTATCATTTCTCCACCTTCTCCATGGCCAAGAATATCGAGGATATGACCGTTCCGCCCCCGATACCTATGCCTACTTCGATTATCTCGATCATTAGGCTGCGCATGGCCGTCTGAGTG
Encoded here:
- a CDS encoding cation:proton antiporter subunit C, producing MINNEIIAKAYSSINYVVAVTLFCIGLYALIIKPNLIKKFMGLNIIETSVFLFIISSGLVEGGIAPIYTKTTPANPVFVNPIPQALILTAIVVAVSTTALALSLMIKLYDQCGTLNANKLKELR
- a CDS encoding proton-conducting transporter membrane subunit, which codes for MTTYLTSHSPVLMEIIFLAGAALTPIISLIRKKLAFWWALIVSTLGFYFCMLAAAELYRSGPLSYYLGGWRPPYGIEIKFDYLGAFAFLILLLNIIIMVYSKKYMEHEISEDKLPIYYTLVLLLVGGMVGVTITGDIFNMFVFMEILSLAGYSLIAITEERLNAMASFKYLVMGALSSLLLLVGIAFIYNVTGSLNMADISLKLQQYGASTTAYVAVAALIIGFTVKAAMFPVHIWLPDAHGLAPSPVSALLSGLVIKIGIVGILRIVFSIYRIAGPINFSYLLDVLAWFATATVIFGAFFAFFQDDLKIILAYSSVSNIGYILMGIGLISVSNPAGSVNAMLGALTHVAAHAIIKSLLFLSAGAIIYKTGLRKLNDLKGIGKKMPITCMALVIGALSITGVPGTVGFWAKWYVINGAFDSGRLFFAIAMLVGALMVFAYYIKIINVIFFRIPENLTAEVDEAPLSMLIPIVILAASCLVYGLFYINPMITNYFMPAAKSLLGLAM